The sequence ATACAGTACAAACTATTTGTACATCACATACACATGCTTATAcatcatttataaaatattgataccCGGATAAAAGTTGTAcgaaaaaagattgaaaaaaacaaaaagaaaagccTTTTTGCTATTTAAAAAAAAGCaaccaataaataaaaaataaaagaatttttttcttaagttactgctgaaaaaaaaaaaggaagaaaattgcCTAATAGTCATTTTAAGTAATAAACAAAACCTTGACTAATTTTGTAGTAaactatttacttttttttttttatatataaatgaaattttcccttttttatataCACAATGTGATACAATAGTAAGTGTGATACATTTTACTGCACATATGATATTGCCAACATTCATATGATACTTTGAGAAATGTTAGAAATACGTTGTGTGATATACATTATATGTTATACATATGGTACACAATAGATATACATTATTTGATATACATATAATGTGAACTGATTTCATTTGCAGCATATTGTGATACATTTTTTATATgtaaaatggatataaaaaatttaataagctgCATATCAGACGTCTGCTCTCATATTTTTTAAACAAGTGTatcacatttaaaaaatattgttacCCAATCAATCGTTACTTTACCTTTTCTTCTTTGCCATTTGGCCAGATAATGACGGTACTTTCTTAAACTTGTTTAAATATTCTTTTGGCAAGTCCTAATTAATCACCACCATGGTTGTTGTGTTGTGGTGGGATTGCGCCACCCTTAATTACAGGATTCGGATTCGAGTCTTGGGTATAGAAAAAGTCTTGTTGGGAGTGCTACTCCGAGAATGGTCCCTGTAATGCGCGATCTggatgttgggtttgaaatcgagagggcatcatgaggaagctattagttgcaaactataagacgataaataagatgacaacgaaaaacaatactaaagacataattttattatatgatttggccaactggtctacatataaaacttaatattaaaaacataaaactaataagaaagaaaatctccccctaaacgaaaatcttaaaacactacattgtggatgttattgtgttatggtatgagaaggggatcttctatttatagttgtccaaaatctttcctccaagaaagaggttagccaaatatggaaaagaattatatttttttctttcaggaaaagtaaaagtaattctggtaacttttattttccttctaagaaaaagtaaaacttaaatatagtacaaaaatcagggcaaaaattcTAACACTGAATTAGTCGGAGCTCCAATACGAGCACCAAACAacgaatgaaaaatcaaaaaaaagtcCTAATTAATCTGTATTATGGACGCGGTACTGACTTGATTCTAGGAGTGTTGAATTGAGCTTAGTTCTGGTCATGAAATTAGATTTGAGAAGCTACTGCGATAACCATTTGAATAATGGTATCTTTATATAAACAGCCGGCCaggattattatttatttaatttttagtcaatgtacattggttatatattgtgtatatatatttatacaagtATTAAACAATTCAACAtgaattgtatatacatatattatatatttgtcgactatttttaatttaaataattagatGGACTGCTATTTAtaataattcctttttttttaaaataactgcATTTTCAGGTAAGTTGTATAATAGATTATTCTCACGGCAGTTGGAATATTTCATATGTCTTATTGTATCGGCCGCTTCTAACGacaatcattttaaaaaaaataagaaaaaatgaaaaagactaATGTCATTGATTCAATAgtcaaatctataatctataatctatatataatcTCTATCTAATCGATATTTATgtctatttataatctataacctataatctataatctataatctatatttatatctatatctatatctataatttataatttatatctatagtctatatctacaattatatctataatctatatctataatctataatatattaaaagtatgaagcaccttaaaaattttgtttgaactttttgtctttcattaaaagtgtttgttttagacaaaatagttttttcactacttttcttaatatttaaaagttgaaaaataattaaatatatttatggtaaaaaactTTCCtaattagaagtcatcagaattaatgacaactaattttttcattaatttaagaattctaaacaaacaaaattgatattaaaaagatttgaaaaatctagaaatcaatGTAAAAgttttagaataagaaaaatttaagaagtatcaaattttaaaaaagtttaaagtaaaaataaaaaaaatattcgtaccacaaatatggttcaaattgatgtatctctgacaaacgcaaaagtgatgatccatcaactacttaaatttttaatggtaaaatatatatgtgcttacactaaaatatatttttatgtttacattattatattaaagtttgaagaatctttgaaaagtgatttaaatttttacacttcattaaaaatattcacaatagataaaattatttaatttgaaataattaaatgtTACACATGCGAGATGCGAGACACGTGTGGTTAAACTAATTAATCTAAATATGTgtcacttttaaaaaataaaaaagatattaattatttctttctaTTGTATAAATAGATGATCTGAAGAAttcttcaaaatcatataaacGGTTATTGCTCATCTTGAGGcatgaatatgatgatgatggGGAATTTAGTCTATAAACCTTCGACGATTAATACCATAAATTAAACAATTTCTTTAATTAATGATTGTagcaaaaacataaacattagaAAGTGtagtatataaaaaaatatcttatgaaAACAAGAGGTTGCTAAAACAGGGAAGAAACTAATTAATTGAATAAGGAAAAACATCTTATCACGCTCAATTGACTTGGtcttttttgttaaataaaaaattgtcaaTATTCATCACTATTTTACGTACGTGGAAAAACTTATATAAGTGATTGTCCTCTTAGAGAACGTATCAGTACTaaactttgaacaaagatatgctAACATGATTTCCTTCCTTACTTCTTTGCTAATTATCCTTGTAATATTCACCCAAAATATTAATGCAGTCGATTACACGGTCACCAACAGGGCCGCGAACACCCCTGGTGGTGCCCGTTTCAATCGAGACATTGGTGCCCAATATAGCAAGCAAACAATGGCAGCTGCCACTTCCTTCATATGGAAGATCTTCCAGCAGAACTCTCCAGCTGACCGAAAAAACGTGCAAAAAGTTAGCATGTTTGTCGATGACATGGATGGAGTAGCTTACGCTAGCAACAATGAAATTCATGTTAGCGCTAGGTGAGTATACATTGATTCAATAAATAAGTAGTGAATACATATCACGATATTAAATACACTATGCCCCTTATATAATTGGTTTATATTAAATTTGTGTTTTGTAGGCACATTCAAGGTTACTCAGGTAATGTCAAGAGAGAGATCACTGGAGTATTATACCACGAGAGCACTCACATTTGGCAATGGAACAAAAATGGACGGGCTCCTGGAGGATTAATTGAAGGAATTGCGGATTATGTGAGACTCAAAGCTGGCTATGCACCTAATCATTGGGTGAAACCAGGGCAGGGTGACCGATGGGATCAGGGCTACGATGTGACCGCTTGATTTCTCGATTATTGTAACAGCTTGAGAAGTGGATTCGTGGCACAACTAAACAAGAAAATGAGAACCGGTTATAGTGATCAGTTCTTTGTTGACTTGCTGGGAAAGACTGTTGATCAACTTTGGAGGGATTACAAAGCTAAATTTTGTGtcgaaataaaaaatattatctaatGCCTTTGTACGATTCAAGGctatatgtatcatgatcttgTTGAATAAcagtaagaaaatatataataagaataattacAAGGGATTATCAAGAACCTATCTCACTCATGTGACTTTTTCATTTTTGCCTTAGCTATTTAGTTTTCAAAATTCACTAACCTGATTAATCAAAATTCGCAGCATCTATAATTTATTTAAGAGGAAAATGCTCTCTTCTAACAATTTCTTTATTTACAAGCTTGAACTCATACCTAAGCATAttaccaaacaaaaaaaaatattacttcttctattttattttattttatgtgacttatttttctttatttgtctaaaaaagaatgtcacattttcttatttgaaaattttttaaagacacaattactcTTTTACCTTtgttggtcccacttaattaaaaagtaaacacgttaccttttattttttaaataaaattagtacAAGTACATTTTTAATAGCAAAGAATAATATGGTAAACATTATCAAGCCAaaccttatttcttaaacttcatgccCAGTCAAATTAAACCACATAAAATGGGACAAGGGAGTAATTATTACGAAGGAATTTTATAACATAACAACTGTATAAGATGTTGACGAATCAtcttaatttcttaagaaaattctTAAGGATTTGTTTGAAAAGTCACCTGCAAATTAAATTTGTGTGTGCTTTGATGTTTTTACACATTTTGACATGTTTGGGTGACCTAATAGGAAATTGGGGTCTGTGAATGGTTGTTAATACATGGTGTAGTTATAaggttatttttaatttcttcctttaattttcatcaaaagaaaaatataactttttcatattttatccttatgaTTAGCTACTTAATTGTTCTCCAAATCATTTTTAAGAGCTACGACTAAAATCAATTAACATGTGTATTGCGGTAAAATACTCATACTAATCATTACTCCTccaatttcattttatttaacccTTGTTATCCTAGAAACCCCTTAGAAAACTTTAATTACAAatgtattttactaaattaatcttattaataaaAATGTATATCTTCTCATAGTTAtctaaaaatagttatttcaattcaattatttagtttttcaattaatatttttgcGGTTGTTAAGCCTTTTATTCATTCCAAAAGGAAATCAGTCTGGCCATAGGCCTAATCcaataatagaaaaaatgaaagtaaaagcAAAAAATACAACATTTGTAAAATGATTGGTCCGGCCCATCTAATTTTTGACCTCTACTCCAAAGCTTATAATAGTTTatggagtacactttccatttacCTCTCTGCCTTTCCATTGTCTTCACTAATCCCAAGATATTTTTCGTTTACTTCCACCTGAATCGCCACTTTCGTTTGCTCCTTCTTTGGGTCATCAACAAACCCCTATGTTCATCATTCTCACACAAGGATCTTCACTGTGCCAAGGTAATCGTTGTGTTCtcctttttctattcctttttttCCTTACTTGGCTAATAGTTTCCTCTTGATAAGGTGTTTGGAGTTTGTCCACCTCAGATTGGATTTGAAGGAGGTAGTCGTCCGGAGTCCACAACTCTCCCATCTATAAGTACCGCATGACTCCTTTCTTCATCCCTCATTTTCGTAGCCTTATAACCCTAACAACCTTTTCGTGTACCTTTGCTAGCCGTATCATGGAATGGACTACCCTTCGCCTGTACAAGATAGGAAATGTAGCTAACCTTCAATGAAATAAGTCAGATTTGACACCCACCCCATTTGTTTTGGTAAAAAATTTTGTGTGCTAACATAGTTTAGCAAAACTTGTATAGCTGCCTTTATGTCCCTGTGAATCGGGCATACTCTTATGTTAATATTTGTGTTGCTTTCCTTATGCATGTTCCTCGTAGCTCTTTCAATTATGTGACTCTGCTTCCACTATAATCTCATGCTGGtgcctttattttccttttgcttattttaattatcgatatttgaaatttatttgtgTTTAAcacaggtgaggacggcgggaggagactcagagcatttcactgtcctgacaggattgcatcagggatctactcttagtccctttttgtttgcgttagtaatggatgtgttgacgcgacgcatccaaggggaggtgccgtggtgtatgctttttgcagacgatgtagtcctgatagatgagactcgagggggtgtgaatgacaaattagagttgtggaggcaaactctggagtctaaagggttcagggtgagcagaaccaagacagagtatgtggaatgtaagtttaatgacgtgaggcgggagaatgaggtaggagtgacgctagaagcacaggaggtagggaagagggataagttcaagtatctcggatccgtgatccagagtaacggtgagattgacgaggatgtctcgcaccgtattggggcgggatggatgaagtggaaactcgcatcgggggtgctgtgtgataagaaggtgccgcctaagcttaaaggcaaattctatagggtggtagtccgtccggccttgctgtatggagcggagtgttggccagttaagaactcccacatccaaaaaatgaaggtggcagaaatgcggatgttgcgctggatgtgtgggctgactagaggggatagagttcggaatgagactatccgggagaaggttggtgtgacttcagtggagtgtaagatgcgggaagcacgattgagatggttcggacacgtgaagaggaggggcatggatgccccagtccgtaggtgtgagaggctagcgttggatggttttagacggggaaggggtagaccgaagaagtactggggtgaggtgattaggcgggacatggaacagttacagctcaccgaggacatgaccctagatatgaaggtctggaagatgcgaattacggcagaggattagggccagttcgggtcgctagtgtagggaattaattggtgggggtgtattcctgttatgattccgtattcagtgtttcgtgttccgtgttccatgtttattacgaatctgtgtgctttcctctgctttatattcctgcattcctgctttactctgttttatattccttatgggtgccgtatctatgttatgtcatctgcttctgtgctgtactatgtgtttgtgtgatatctcgtgacttgagccgggggtctttcggaaacagcctttctacttcatcagaggtagaggtatggactgcgtacatcttaccccctccagaccccactaagtgggaatacactgggtttgttgttgttgttgttgttgttgaaatttaTCTGTGTTTAAGATCCATCTTCCTTCCCCTGACATATCTGTGAATGAGTTAAATTCCATCATATTATTTGTGTGTTCTGCTCGGTTAATAATATAATCTGCTAGTTGATTTTCTTTCCTAAATATGTGTTGGAATGTAACCCTCTGCTTTTCTACCCcccttttaatttcttcaaccatttttactattttccaaGGCATTTTCCAGACttcttttatgatatttattattacCCAAAAGTCTGTTTCAATGACAACTATCCGTATTCTTTGGCTAGAGCAATATCTTAAGACTTCTAGGATTGCTTTATCTTCAGTTGTCATATTTGTGACTATGCCTATTACCCCTGTCTTAGCATGAACTAAATCCCCTTTGTGATCTCTAAGATTAAAGCCATAAGAAATGACTCCAGGGTTTTCTTTGCTATCTCCATCCGTATTACACATGAAACTTCCTATACCTGGTAGCTCCCACCTCACCACATTGTTGTGAAGTACATGCTTGTAACTTCCCAAGAATCTGATCAGCTCCCTCCATTCCATTGATTGTACTTTGAACTATGGGTATATTACTTTCATCATAGAAGTATATGTGTTTGAATGTGTTGCACCATCAAAGTTAGGGTAGTATCTCCTCCATGTTTTCTGGTGTTTTTTCTCTTCCACAGCTCTCACAAAATTAGTGCTGGTATACCTTTGTAAACTTTTTTTAGTTTGCAGCTTGCTTCCATGCTCCACCACTCCTTAATAAGTTGATTTAGCTACATTCCTTCTATGTTTAAACCTACACAAGTAGCAAACTTCTTTTATAGCTTAGTAGAGATAAGAGCTGTTAGAAAAAGGTGTGTCATTGTCTCCTCCTTAGCCTCGGTACAACACCAGCACTTGGAAACCAACttaattcttattctttttagATTATCATCAGTTGCTATTCTTCCTTTCCACACTTTTCATTGGAAAAAATGATCTCGAAAGGAAGGCCCTTCTTTCAAATGTActcataaatttatttaacttCTCTTTTATTCTTGACATACTCCCATGCTGGTTTAACTGAAAATTTACTATTAGGGGTTCCCATCTACCATGATCTATCCTCTTATCTCTTCTAGAATATTAGGACAAACATTATTGATATTGTGCTTCACCATTTTCTCTAATAGTACTTGCTGCAACTTTTCTATGTTCCATCTGTTTTCGTTAATAAACTCTTTTACTTTAATTTCCTACTCACCTTTATTATTCTCCTATACATAGTATAAAGCTCTTATTTCTGTCTAATTGTCAAACCAAAAGCTTGTATTCTCACTCTTAATTTGCCACCATATGTTGTGTTTTATTTCTTCTCTCATCTGTACATCTTCCTCCATACATGTGATGTCTTTGTGCCCTGTGCCAGTAGTGGATACCACTTCTTACAATGCTTGTTCCACATGAATTCACTCCATAAAGAGTTTGTATAAGTCTTAAAATTTCACCATAATCTTACAAATAAAGCATCTGCTACATGATGTAGTGATCTGAAGCCAACTCCCCCTTTTTTTCTTGGTAAACACACCTTCTCTCATGCCACCCATTGTTTGCTTTATGCTCCACCAGTGTTTCTCCAAAAGAATTTTGCCATAATTTTGTGAATTTGATCAATTACTCATTTTGGTGGATTCACTGCAGACATTACGTGGATAGGCATTGATTGCAGTATATGAGAAATTAGAGTGTACCTTCCTCCATATGAAAGTAACTTGTTCTACCACATCATCATCCTTcccattatttttttctataagtCCTTCAAAGTGAGCTTTCTTTTTTCTCACATAGAGAATGAGACATCCCAAATATGTGAATGGAAAAGATTGTTGTCCTATCCCTGTGATTCTTCTCAGCCTCTTCTCAGCCTCTGTCCAATTTTGATTGGAGTCTTCTCATTCAAATATAAGAaacttttattcaattttatctaCTGCCCTGATACTTCCTCATATCTCCTTAatatcactattatttttttgattgacTTCATATGCTCAGAGCAAAATAAAATTGTATCATCTGTATATAACACGTGATTAATCTGTTCACTCAATTAGGTAGACTGAAACCTATAAACTCTCTATCTTTAAGAAGATTATTCAGTCCTTTAGCTAGGACTTCTATAGCAATAATGAAAAGGGTTGAGGATAGAAGGCCACCCTGTTTCAATCCTCTACTTGAAGCAAAGAATCCATGAGATTGTCCACTATCTAGTATTGAGTACCAGTTATTGGACACTAATCTCCAAATCATATCTATCATTCTCTCCCCAAAATCAAACTTCCTCATCACCTTAGTAAGATAAATCCAAGATACCCTGTCATACGTTATTGCCATATTTAGTTTGACCACTACATTATGATGcttgtttcttttattaatatctttgatGATTTTCTGAGCAAGTATAATATTCTGTGCAATGATCTACCTTTCATGAATCTTGATTGATTCATAGAGATTATTTTAGGAAGAAATTTAATTAATCTTTCATATATGACTCTAGAAATAACTTGTAACGctctgaatctggtacccaaaatgctacacggtgctcatgaccccaaaggaccacaagctaacccatgactgatatctgtacctgaacactacataatatactgtataaatgtggaaataaaggttgtaaggccataaggttcaaaactgtaatatagctgataaaacataacatctgaaggggtatgaaatacccaaaataacttaaataactatctgaacatgctagtgtgaaaagcctctaactaactgaactgtctgaataaggagttgatgggacatgtccccaactaactccaactattgaaataaattaattaatgagatcacaaagtaatggtcatgtcctcgaaggatgaggactcactgctgaaactggaatcctAATGATGCTCTGGGACTTGTTCTTCTGAAACtttggtataaaacaccatagtgcaaatgcgtcagtacgtttgaatgtactggtatgcatgtgaggtaggctgaatgcaaagggttcacatgcatgaactatacttacttactaaataatatgaacgtgagaatacatgcatgactacataataactataattgagatcgtgataacatgattactaagtcagagtactgataacatgagatactgatatctgtataactgaaataattgatactaagcgattgtatctgacagtctaggttttgatggaactaactgagttttgtactatattgagttgactgtatctacaGTCTTGaatcctgtagaactatctgagttctattactgagactgaatgactgtatctaacagtccttattctgtactgaaactgtgagaagtagtcatctaatcgacatgccccaaataatgcattatagctgagttggggtccaatctgtaaccccaattggaagggtgtcaattccgcgccactggtaaggacaatttgtgagtaaccctcatataacaggtaactctagtgagaacggtgggaacctcatataacaggttaagccaccttatctaccctcatataacaggctatgatgtctcaacctacgttggctacgtagttttgaaacgcaaggattgcttctaagaatcacaccctcatataacaggtgggttcccatccttgggtttgctcggtgctaatttctactcccatctgaatagagactgaacatgattaactgaactgacttaacttagttaactgagtttcgttgactgacgaaatactacggagattactgaatttctaagctttctgagattactaagttttattgagtcgcatgactgactgagtttctatgaacatggctcgactgagagtatcttgaaaatatgaaattgattCTAAGCACACAATGaaatttttttgggtacaagtatccccaggtatcgatagcatgaaattgacaaagcatgactttcttgaatacatgaccaacatcacaatccataatacaataagttggagaattcatgaagtacaagttctaaagcaccacaatgcccacacatatatccataactcatagactaagacatttcatcaaacacttacatgcataaacttgtatataaatggggatttcatattatcatactagtatgacacttttcctttacatagacatttaatcgaacacatggggagcatgctttggttatacaataatcaacacatctaataatcatggatacatcaatcaacgtgtaaatttaagggtttgtCATGATTactatgcaaatcaccacatcctagggttaatcattggaatatgtaatttcaaacatgaatcaaaatcccacaacatcatgagcatgaatttcaattcaatttaaatcatgaacagtgataaatacacaaatcttagattttgaaaagagatttttgagctttatgggtgaaagggacctatgaatcaacacatgacatacctggatggatgatttcttgaatattgatggaggaaaacttaaattcttgacttggaattaagcatctagggtttcttgttcttgaggattgatctttgagagaaatcttaatttgatgttatagatgaataataaagttatgggcTATGgcctggtataattaggggttaaaacagaaggaaaaaaatccaaatacctttttaaaaatgactttaaattgcTGAATGGGATCTGCGACAGCTCGTGCGATGGTCTGTTGCTGGCTCAACGGTCCGTCGttctgaccgtcgcacctgggccagAATAGGGACTTACTGCCTTAGTAGCGACGGCTTAGGCGACTGTCCgtcgcaagttcgacggtc is a genomic window of Capsicum annuum cultivar UCD-10X-F1 unplaced genomic scaffold, UCD10Xv1.1 ctg995, whole genome shotgun sequence containing:
- the LOC124895751 gene encoding uncharacterized protein LOC124895751, with amino-acid sequence MISFLTSLLIILVIFTQNINAVDYTVTNRAANTPGGARFNRDIGAQYSKQTMAAATSFIWKIFQQNSPADRKNVQKVSMFVDDMDGVAYASNNEIHVSARHIQGYSGNVKREITGVLYHESTHIWQWNKNGRAPGGLIEGIADYVRLKAGYAPNHWVKPGQGDRWDQGYDVTA